The Streptomyces noursei ATCC 11455 sequence ACGACGGCCACTACAACACCGTAGGCGCTGATGGCGACCAGGCTTGCCATCGGACCCATGAGCACAGCGAGCAAGACGGCGCCCAGGGAAATGGCGGCAATGGGCCAGCCGAGCCTCTTCAGAGGGCCTCGCGCGCCTATGGCGAGGAAGGCACCCGCCAATCCGAGCAATGCGATGACGCTCAGTATCAATCCTTCTCCCGGCGGCTCTTGGGTAATGCTTGTGATCGCCATGAAGGGGACACCTGGGCCTTCCGCGAGAGATGTGGAAGGCCCAGGCAGGCAGATCTCAGGCCATCGACTGTCGACTGGTGTCCGCTAGCTACTGTAATCCGGACTGTTTCCAGGTTTTCGTCGAGACGGAAGTGCGCCTTTCCAGGGTTGGTTCCGGGTGAGGACGGCAGGAACGAGACGCCGACCCACGAGATCGCCGTGGCCCACCTCGCGTCCCGCGGAACGTACGGCGTCCCGCGCATCCACGCCGAACTGCGGCGCCTGGAGCGGTGCGTGAATCGCAAACGCTTCACCCTCGCCATGCGCGGACACGGCATCCGGGAAGGACGGGGCGGAGCGCGACCGAAGGCGGAGGGCGGTGGCCGGCATGTCCGTCTGGGCCGTCAGGTGCGTTCGGGCGTGGTGGCCCATGCCTGCGTATCGGCGGTGGCACCCGGGCGATCTTCTTGATCTCGGTGCGGGCGTGCTCCGCGGAACTTGCTGGAACTGCACCCGACGCCCTCTTACAGCCCGCACGGAAAGGAGTTATAGTCTCTAACTGTTGCGAGTGACCGTAACGAACGAGTGTCGTCGTACGGGCAACGAACCGTACGAAGCAGCAGAAGCAGCAACAGAAAGGGACTTCTCATGAACGCCGTTGATCTCCACGTTGTCCTGGGTGCCGGGCCGGCCGGCTCGACGCTCGCCGGTGAGCTGGCCCGGCGGGGACACGCGGTCCGTCTCGTCGACCGCTCCGGGACCGGCCCGACCCCCGGCGGAGTCACCCGGGTCCGGGGCGACGTCGGCACCGTCGAGGGCGCCCGGGTCGCCATCAAGGGCGCCGCCGTCGTGTACCACTGCGTCAACGTCGCCTACCACCTGCAGATAGACGTGATGCCGGCCATCCAGCACGCCGTGCTCGGCGCGGTCGAGGCCGAAGGCGCCCGCCTGGTCGTGCTCGACACCCTCTACCCGTACGGCGAGACCCACGGCCGGGTCATGACCGAGGACACCCCGTGGAACGCGACCAGCGCCAAGGGCAGGATGCGGGCCGCCCTCGACGAGCAGTACCTGGCCGCACACCGCGATGGCCGCGCCCGCGTCGTTCTCGGCCGCTCGGCGGACTTCGTCGGCCCCGGCGTGCTCAACTCCACCCTGGGCGGCGCCGTCTTCCCCGGCGCCCTGACCGGAACCGACGTGCTGGCCCTGGGCGACATCGACCTACCGCACAGCTACACCGACATCCGCAACGTGGCCGCCGGCCTGGCCACCCTGGGAGAGCGTCCCGACGGCGACGGCCGCGTCTGGCACCTGCCCACCGCCCCCGCCCGGACCACCCGCGAAATACTCCAGCAGATCGAGCGAGCGGTCGGGCATCCCCTGAAGCTCACCACCATGAGCGAGCCGCGCCCCTTCGGGCCGTTCGACGAGGTGTTCATGGGCTCCTACGCCGAGTTGTTCTACCAGCACACCGAAGCCCAGGTGATGGACTCCACCGCGTTCCAGGATGCCTTCGGCATCGAGCCGATCGCCCTCGACACGACTCTGGACGACGCGCTCGCCTGGTACCGCTCCTTCCTGGCTCGGACCCAGCACTGACCGCAGCCACCCGGGCCCTCCGAACACGGCATCACTCACAGAAGGTGAGCGGCGCGATGCTCACGGACGAGGTCGGTGCCCGGGCGGCGAGGCTGGCGTCGTGGTGCTCTGACCGTGCTGCCGGGCGGAGCGTTCAGGCAGACGTCGCGCGGCAGCCGCAGGCGGGTGCCTGTTCGGAGTGAGCCGGCAGGCCGACCGGCGCCAGGTGATGGACCCGGGCCGGCGGCAGGTTCCCCAACACCGTCTCCGTGCGGAAGGTGTGCCGGCGCAGGATGCCGCGCAGTGCGCCGAGCCCGGCGAGGGTGCGCTCGCGGTCGGCTCCGTCGGCGAGTGTCCGGCGTACGGTTTCGCCTCCCACGTACCCGAAGAAGGACAGCGTGCCGCCGGGCCGCAGGGACGCGAGGAGCCGGTCGAAGACGTCCTTCGTCGTGCGGGCGTCGAAGTTGGCGAACGGCAGGCCGCACACGATGGTGTCGTAGGAGCCGAGTTCGTGTTCCTGGATCAGGCCCGTGTGGGTGCGCACTCGCGGATCACCGGCGTAGGTGTCTCGCAGCAGGGCGGCGAAACGGGGGTTGGCCTCGATCAGATCCAGGGTGTCCAGTGGGCCGAGTGAGCCGGTGATGTAGCGGGTCACCGCTCCGGTACCGGCCCCCACCTCGAGTACCGCGCGGGGGCGGGCGGGATTCGGGATCATGTACCGGGTGAGTGCCCTGCAGAGCCGGGCGCTGCTCGGGGCGATAGCCCCCACGTCCCGTCGCGTCTTCACGTATTCCCGGAGGAACAGCGTTACTTCAGCCACGCCGCCAACCATCTCTCTAGTGCTTGCGAAATTATCGAGGTGCGAGTGATGACATCTGCTTAGACGGCATGCTCGGCGACATCGTGCCGAGCAGTGTGCCCTTGAACTGGTAAAACAACTGATGAGCGGCCGAGGAGATGTCGTGAAGGAAACGTGCCGGAGCTGACCGCCTCCCGGCACGCGATCCGGCGCAGGCCGGGAAGACCGCTTCACGAGGGCACGGCCGGACCCAGTCGTCATTGCTCTGTTCGGGGTCGCGCCGGCGTTCCCGTGCTGTGGGACGACGGCCATGGCAGGACGGAAAGCTCCTGACCGACGTCAACAGCCAGCCCATCGGCTTCGCCCCCTCGGTGGTTCCGCCGCTGCCCGCCGCGGGTGACCACGACCAGCCGGCAGGCCCGCGGTACCCGGCCGCGGACCGCCCCAGCCGTCGCCGTACCGCCGGTGAGCCCGACGAACACCGCCGCACCGTCGTGGCACCGCCCTACGCGGAGCACCGTGCAGCGCGCGACCGTACTGCCGCGACCGACCGACGCCTGACGCGGCGCATGCCTCTGCTACGAGCTGGGGGTCAGATCCTGGAGGCCGACGACCCGCAGGAGTTCGAGCCGCTGGTACGTCTGCGTGCCCGGCTGCGCCGAGTGGACGACGAGTTGCTGGCCGTGACCGTGGCCGTCGCTGAGCAGCACTTCGCAGTCGAGGTCGAGGACGCCGACCACGGGGTGCAGGAAGCGCTTCGGCGACGGGCGGCGCACCACGACGTCGTGCGACTCCCAGAGCTCCTCGAACTCCCCTGACGCGGCGCGGAGTTCGGCCACCAGGGCGGCCGGGCCCGGGTCGTCGGGGCGGGCCGCGGTGACCGCCCGCAGGCTCGCCACGTGCGCGCGGGCATGCTGCTCGTGGTTCTCGGGCGGGAACAGGTCCCGTGCGCCCGGCACCGTGAACCAGCGGCGGATCACATTGGTCCCGACGTGGTCGCCGGTCAGGGCCACCGACATCGTGTTCTGCGCGAGCACCTCGCCCCAGTCGCTCAGCACCGACGCCGGGAGGTCGTGCAGCCGGTCCAGGATCAGCAGCAGACCCGGGCGGACGTGGCCCGAGGAGCCGCCGGGCCGCGGGGGCTCCTGGCCCGCCAGATGGAACAGATGATCGCGCTCGACGTCCGTGAGCCGCAGGGCACGGGCGAGGGCGGTGAGCATCTGCCGCGAGGGGTGGGAGCCGCGGCGCTG is a genomic window containing:
- a CDS encoding IS3 family transposase; translated protein: MVPGEDGRNETPTHEIAVAHLASRGTYGVPRIHAELRRLERCVNRKRFTLAMRGHGIREGRGGARPKAEGGGRHVRLGRQVRSGVVAHACVSAVAPGRSS
- a CDS encoding NAD-dependent epimerase/dehydratase family protein — translated: MNAVDLHVVLGAGPAGSTLAGELARRGHAVRLVDRSGTGPTPGGVTRVRGDVGTVEGARVAIKGAAVVYHCVNVAYHLQIDVMPAIQHAVLGAVEAEGARLVVLDTLYPYGETHGRVMTEDTPWNATSAKGRMRAALDEQYLAAHRDGRARVVLGRSADFVGPGVLNSTLGGAVFPGALTGTDVLALGDIDLPHSYTDIRNVAAGLATLGERPDGDGRVWHLPTAPARTTREILQQIERAVGHPLKLTTMSEPRPFGPFDEVFMGSYAELFYQHTEAQVMDSTAFQDAFGIEPIALDTTLDDALAWYRSFLARTQH
- a CDS encoding helix-turn-helix transcriptional regulator, encoding MNRTELADFLRRARIRLGPSDVGLSAGPRRRTPGLRREEVAQLAGMSTDYYTRLEQRRGSHPSRQMLTALARALRLTDVERDHLFHLAGQEPPRPGGSSGHVRPGLLLILDRLHDLPASVLSDWGEVLAQNTMSVALTGDHVGTNVIRRWFTVPGARDLFPPENHEQHARAHVASLRAVTAARPDDPGPAALVAELRAASGEFEELWESHDVVVRRPSPKRFLHPVVGVLDLDCEVLLSDGHGHGQQLVVHSAQPGTQTYQRLELLRVVGLQDLTPSS
- a CDS encoding class I SAM-dependent methyltransferase, with translation MAEVTLFLREYVKTRRDVGAIAPSSARLCRALTRYMIPNPARPRAVLEVGAGTGAVTRYITGSLGPLDTLDLIEANPRFAALLRDTYAGDPRVRTHTGLIQEHELGSYDTIVCGLPFANFDARTTKDVFDRLLASLRPGGTLSFFGYVGGETVRRTLADGADRERTLAGLGALRGILRRHTFRTETVLGNLPPARVHHLAPVGLPAHSEQAPACGCRATSA